From Ancylobacter pratisalsi, one genomic window encodes:
- a CDS encoding mandelate racemase/muconate lactonizing enzyme family protein yields MKIKAVEAVPFALPIRRRFRWNGLDQELGEFVLVRVVSDTGIVGYGEATPLASWGGEHGRHGGETLFTVRHMVETVIGPHLIGRDPTAIGALIPLMDELAIGHTYAKCAIEMALHDLWGKAAGLPVHRLLGGIVRPGVVVAHMVGLMDVGEAIAEAEAASADGIKALQIKGGQDAERDIELLHELRRRLPDMRLRLDANQGYKPLKVAFDVSRRLDGAGIDYIEQPVAGLSDIARVTAESHVKIIADESCWSPRDALDLVAARGADAISIYLAKAGGMRRAGDVAAIAEAAGLPCDVNGSIESAIGNAANLAFALSTRAVCLPAVIPISAPAGTHPCKIGGHYFEDDVISTPFPFADGMLLPLEAPGLGIEVDEAKVRKYAL; encoded by the coding sequence GTGAAGATCAAGGCCGTGGAAGCCGTCCCGTTCGCATTGCCTATCCGGCGGCGCTTTCGTTGGAATGGCCTCGATCAGGAGCTCGGTGAATTCGTGCTCGTCCGTGTTGTTTCCGATACGGGAATCGTGGGCTATGGCGAGGCGACCCCGCTTGCCAGCTGGGGGGGCGAGCATGGCCGGCATGGCGGCGAGACCCTGTTCACCGTCCGCCACATGGTTGAAACGGTAATCGGTCCGCACCTCATCGGCCGGGACCCGACGGCGATCGGCGCCCTCATCCCGCTCATGGACGAGCTGGCGATCGGCCATACCTACGCGAAATGCGCGATTGAAATGGCATTGCACGATCTGTGGGGCAAGGCGGCCGGCCTTCCCGTCCATCGCCTACTCGGCGGCATCGTTCGGCCAGGCGTCGTCGTCGCCCATATGGTCGGGCTCATGGACGTGGGAGAGGCGATCGCCGAGGCGGAAGCCGCCAGCGCCGATGGCATCAAGGCTCTGCAAATCAAGGGCGGGCAGGATGCCGAGCGCGACATCGAACTCCTGCACGAGTTGCGCCGCCGGCTGCCCGACATGCGCCTGCGCCTCGATGCCAATCAAGGTTACAAGCCGCTCAAGGTAGCCTTTGACGTATCGCGGCGGCTTGACGGCGCGGGGATCGACTACATCGAGCAGCCTGTCGCCGGCCTGTCCGATATCGCTCGCGTAACGGCGGAAAGCCACGTGAAAATCATTGCCGACGAGAGCTGCTGGTCGCCGCGCGACGCGCTTGATCTCGTCGCCGCGCGCGGCGCCGATGCGATCTCCATCTATCTCGCCAAGGCCGGCGGCATGCGTCGCGCGGGCGATGTCGCCGCCATCGCCGAGGCGGCCGGTCTCCCCTGCGACGTCAACGGCTCCATCGAATCCGCCATCGGCAATGCCGCCAACCTGGCCTTTGCGCTGTCCACGCGCGCGGTCTGCCTTCCCGCCGTCATCCCCATCTCGGCACCGGCCGGCACCCACCCGTGCAAGATCGGCGGGCATTATTTCGAGGACGATGTCATATCCACGCCCTTCCCCTTTGCCGACGGCATGCTGTTGCCGCTGGAGGCCCCGGGCCTTGGCATCGAGGTGGACGAGGCCAAGGTTCGGAAGTACGCGCTGTGA
- a CDS encoding hydantoinase B/oxoprolinase family protein, with amino-acid sequence MSDATTKMGNATTDPLLLEVIRNGLDTVADEMALILMRTAYSAIIRDSMDYSTAVCDAEGEIVGQGLTTPMHLGSFHDAMHHLIREYDGDIREGDIFIGNDPYLASGQHLPDIYIIKPFFHKQRLEGWATTIAHHVDVGGLVPGSNSIGATEIYQEGLRLPFLKLREGGVDDPKIWRIVEANVRVPHLVLGDLRAQVAAAEAGVRGLEELYTRFGADSTRQALVDLHDLAERMARHHISAIPDGVYRFTDHIDGLGDRPEPIVLNVALTVSGDTIVADWEGTAAQVKGGINAPLSFTKSNVYAALRSVMPQEMPNCHGYTRPITVRAPEGTLVNCTLPAPCGARGITGYRIIDCIFGALAPALPDRVTADGAGGSTLPTFAGQHEGGPFVFSECIMGTWGASRDDDGQDGVPHMGSNQSNVPIEMIEAGYPLRIEHYGLVPDTGGIGRRRGGLALRRDYRVLTDDCFLGVRSDKRDFAPHGLFGGGEGTPSMNLVTNGNTRTALPVLPTAPLTLHKGALFSHVMAGGGGFGYPLEREPERVRDDVLDGRLSREAALRDYAVVLTPAHAIDWDATHAARAERESVSSSPSS; translated from the coding sequence ATGAGTGACGCGACCACGAAAATGGGGAACGCGACCACCGATCCGCTCCTGCTGGAAGTCATCCGCAACGGCCTCGACACCGTCGCCGACGAGATGGCGCTGATCCTGATGCGCACCGCCTATTCGGCGATCATCCGCGATTCCATGGACTATTCGACGGCGGTCTGCGATGCCGAGGGCGAAATCGTCGGCCAGGGCCTGACCACACCGATGCATCTGGGCAGCTTCCACGATGCGATGCACCATCTGATCCGCGAATATGACGGCGATATCCGCGAGGGCGACATCTTCATTGGCAACGACCCCTATCTTGCCAGCGGTCAGCACCTGCCGGACATCTACATCATCAAGCCGTTCTTCCATAAGCAGCGGCTGGAGGGCTGGGCCACCACCATCGCCCACCATGTCGATGTCGGCGGGCTGGTGCCGGGCTCCAACTCCATCGGCGCGACCGAGATCTATCAGGAGGGGTTGCGCCTACCGTTTCTCAAACTGCGCGAGGGCGGTGTCGACGATCCGAAGATCTGGCGCATCGTCGAGGCCAATGTGCGCGTGCCGCACCTCGTGCTCGGTGATCTACGCGCGCAGGTCGCGGCGGCGGAAGCTGGCGTGCGCGGCCTCGAGGAATTGTACACGCGCTTCGGCGCCGACAGCACGCGGCAGGCACTCGTCGATCTGCACGACCTCGCCGAGCGCATGGCGCGCCACCACATCTCCGCCATTCCCGATGGTGTCTATCGTTTCACCGATCACATAGACGGCCTTGGCGACCGGCCTGAGCCCATCGTGCTCAACGTCGCCCTGACGGTAAGCGGCGACACCATTGTGGCGGACTGGGAGGGCACGGCAGCACAGGTGAAGGGCGGCATCAATGCGCCGCTGTCCTTCACCAAGTCGAACGTCTATGCCGCGCTGCGCTCGGTGATGCCGCAGGAAATGCCGAACTGTCACGGCTACACCCGGCCGATCACCGTCCGCGCGCCGGAAGGGACGCTGGTGAACTGCACGTTGCCGGCGCCCTGCGGCGCGCGCGGCATCACGGGCTATCGGATCATCGACTGCATCTTCGGCGCCCTGGCGCCGGCCCTGCCCGACCGGGTGACCGCGGACGGTGCCGGCGGCTCGACCCTGCCGACCTTCGCCGGCCAGCATGAAGGAGGGCCGTTCGTGTTCTCCGAGTGCATCATGGGAACGTGGGGCGCCAGTCGCGACGATGACGGGCAGGACGGCGTGCCGCATATGGGCTCCAATCAGTCCAACGTCCCCATCGAGATGATCGAGGCCGGCTACCCACTCCGCATAGAACATTACGGGCTGGTGCCCGACACCGGCGGCATCGGCCGGCGGCGTGGCGGCCTTGCGCTGCGCCGCGATTACCGCGTGCTCACCGACGACTGCTTTCTCGGCGTGCGCTCGGACAAGCGGGACTTCGCGCCGCATGGGCTGTTTGGCGGCGGCGAGGGAACGCCCTCGATGAACCTCGTCACCAATGGAAACACGCGCACGGCGCTGCCGGTCCTGCCGACCGCACCGCTGACGCTCCACAAGGGCGCATTGTTCAGCCACGTCATGGCGGGTGGCGGCGGATTTGGCTATCCGCTGGAGCGCGAACCGGAACGCGTGCGTGACGACGTCCTGGACGGCCGTCTTTCGCGCGAGGCGGCACTGCGCGACTATGCGGTGGTGCTCACCCCCGCGCACGCCATTGACTGGGACGCGACCCATGCGGCGAGAGCGGAACGGGAGAGTGTGTCATCGTCACCATCCTCATAG
- a CDS encoding amino acid ABC transporter permease/ATP-binding protein, which translates to MEWATEVLSYFTSDFLWAGAVLALQITVVSMVIGLAFGLVLALMRISEYRLISGIAWVYIWVMRGTPLLLQLVFIFDALPLIGLKFDSFTTAVIGFSLNQAAFSAEIIRGGILSVNPQQAVAASSLGMGPMLTLRRIVLPQAMRAILPALANDTIGMLKMTSVASVIFVNELTFRAQQIVGENFKFFTVFAGAGLIYLLLTSVISIAQMLLERSLDPERRQQASGRGLLGLRRKAIRPAPAGPSARATKASRVEAVRELIPTTSFAASDEPFLQCVNVWKAYGERDVLKGISFDVKPGEVVAVIGPSGSGKSTLLRLVNHLESMDQGEIRVGGRYVGYVKENGRLRPTSGRAKARAEVGVSMVFQSFNLFANLTALENIMEAPVRVHGVPRAEAEALARRLLAAVGLSSHADHLPQHLSGGQQQRVAIARALAVKPRLMLFDEPTSALDPELVGEVLNVMRALAEAGMTMIIVTHEIRFAREVADRVVFFDEGSIVEEGAPADVLDRPRKERTRRFLSVIGNEGVEEEVA; encoded by the coding sequence ATGGAGTGGGCGACCGAAGTCCTCAGCTATTTCACATCCGATTTCCTTTGGGCTGGCGCTGTTCTCGCCCTCCAGATCACCGTCGTGTCGATGGTGATCGGGCTTGCCTTCGGTCTCGTTCTCGCCCTGATGCGCATAAGCGAATACCGCCTGATCAGCGGGATTGCCTGGGTCTATATCTGGGTCATGCGCGGAACGCCGCTGCTCCTGCAACTGGTGTTCATCTTCGATGCGCTGCCGCTGATCGGGCTCAAATTCGACAGCTTCACCACAGCCGTCATCGGCTTCTCGCTCAATCAGGCCGCCTTCTCGGCGGAGATCATTCGCGGCGGCATCCTGTCGGTCAACCCGCAGCAGGCGGTGGCGGCCTCCTCGCTCGGCATGGGCCCCATGCTGACCTTGCGACGCATCGTGCTGCCGCAGGCCATGCGCGCCATCCTCCCGGCGCTCGCCAACGATACGATCGGCATGCTGAAGATGACGTCGGTGGCCTCTGTCATCTTCGTCAACGAACTGACCTTCCGCGCCCAGCAGATCGTCGGTGAGAATTTCAAGTTCTTCACCGTCTTCGCCGGCGCCGGCCTCATCTATCTGCTCCTTACCAGTGTCATCTCCATCGCCCAGATGCTGCTCGAGCGCTCGCTCGACCCGGAACGGCGCCAGCAGGCCAGCGGGCGCGGATTGCTGGGCTTGAGGCGCAAAGCGATCCGGCCCGCCCCTGCCGGCCCGTCGGCCCGCGCGACGAAGGCCTCGCGCGTCGAGGCGGTCCGCGAGCTCATTCCCACGACGTCCTTCGCGGCATCGGACGAGCCGTTCCTGCAATGCGTCAATGTCTGGAAGGCCTATGGCGAGCGTGACGTCCTCAAGGGCATCAGCTTCGACGTGAAGCCTGGTGAGGTCGTCGCGGTGATCGGGCCAAGCGGATCGGGCAAGTCGACGCTCCTGCGCCTCGTCAATCATCTCGAATCCATGGACCAGGGCGAGATCCGCGTCGGCGGCCGCTATGTCGGCTATGTGAAGGAGAACGGCAGGCTCAGGCCAACCTCCGGTCGCGCCAAGGCGCGCGCAGAGGTCGGCGTCAGCATGGTGTTCCAGTCGTTCAATCTGTTCGCCAATCTGACGGCGCTCGAAAACATCATGGAAGCGCCGGTTCGGGTCCATGGCGTGCCGCGCGCCGAAGCCGAGGCACTGGCGCGGCGGCTCCTCGCGGCGGTCGGGCTGTCCAGTCACGCCGACCATCTGCCGCAGCATCTGTCAGGCGGCCAGCAGCAACGTGTCGCCATTGCCCGTGCACTCGCGGTCAAGCCACGCCTAATGCTGTTCGATGAGCCGACATCCGCGCTCGATCCCGAGCTGGTGGGTGAGGTGCTGAACGTGATGCGCGCCCTCGCCGAGGCCGGCATGACGATGATCATCGTAACCCATGAGATCCGCTTCGCACGCGAGGTGGCCGACCGCGTGGTGTTTTTCGATGAAGGCAGCATTGTCGAGGAAGGAGCGCCCGCCGACGTGCTCGACAGGCCCAGGAAGGAGCGCACGCGCCGGTTCCTGAGCGTGATCGGCAATGAAGGCGTCGAAGAGGAAGTGGCGTGA
- a CDS encoding SDR family oxidoreductase, with protein MGRASMRAFRAQGDDVFLVDTNRVEAEAACREAGAGRARALVGDLRDPDLPKAAVAAALDAFGALDTVFVNAGLLHAAALADWTLADWQASLMVNLTAPFLFAQAAAPALRGSTNPSLLFTSSTGALRGHAGMPAYHATKAGLVGLCRSLADELSPEGIRVNCLLPGWVDTPFNSPFWSHQSDQRAAERDLVAGIPLRRQGTAEELATTVLFLASPAAAYITGASLVVDGGYTAV; from the coding sequence ATCGGACGCGCGAGCATGCGCGCCTTCCGTGCCCAAGGCGACGATGTGTTCCTGGTCGATACCAACCGGGTGGAGGCTGAGGCGGCCTGCCGCGAAGCCGGCGCGGGCAGAGCGCGGGCGCTCGTGGGCGATCTCAGGGACCCAGATCTGCCCAAGGCCGCCGTCGCGGCCGCGCTGGACGCTTTTGGCGCCCTCGACACGGTGTTCGTGAACGCCGGGTTGCTGCACGCGGCAGCACTCGCGGACTGGACGCTCGCCGACTGGCAGGCCAGCCTGATGGTGAACCTTACCGCGCCGTTCCTGTTCGCGCAGGCGGCGGCGCCGGCGCTGAGGGGGTCGACCAATCCGAGCCTTCTCTTCACGTCGTCGACCGGCGCGCTGCGCGGACACGCCGGCATGCCCGCCTATCATGCGACCAAGGCCGGTCTCGTCGGGCTGTGCCGCAGCCTCGCGGACGAGCTCTCGCCCGAGGGCATTCGCGTGAACTGCCTGCTGCCGGGATGGGTGGATACGCCTTTCAACAGCCCGTTCTGGTCACACCAATCGGACCAGCGAGCGGCTGAGCGCGACCTCGTCGCGGGAATTCCGCTGCGCCGGCAGGGAACGGCGGAGGAACTCGCCACCACCGTACTGTTTCTCGCCTCGCCCGCTGCCGCCTACATCACCGGCGCCTCGCTGGTGGTCGACGGTGGCTATACCGCCGTCTGA
- a CDS encoding helix-turn-helix domain-containing protein: MTKPQVQRTSVGTNAVGERLKLVRQDGDLTLAEVAQRTGVSVSNLSKIERGEVSPSFDVVIRLCDGLGIAIEQFVTPGLKPTVSGRKTQTARGQGVPFSTEQYAYLAHSTEISRKNMIPLEMWITARSADEFSDWNQHEGEEFVYVITGEIEIHTDQYAPFRIGSGESAYFDSSMKHVYVCTSRDDAHIISVSYNPNGASAPVEQFMHPSARPGRSEK; encoded by the coding sequence ATGACAAAGCCGCAAGTGCAGAGGACCTCCGTCGGCACGAACGCCGTAGGCGAGCGGCTGAAGCTGGTGCGGCAGGATGGCGATCTGACGCTGGCTGAGGTTGCGCAGCGCACCGGCGTCTCTGTCTCCAACCTCTCGAAGATCGAGCGGGGCGAGGTGTCGCCGTCCTTCGACGTGGTGATCCGGCTCTGCGACGGACTCGGCATCGCCATAGAGCAGTTCGTCACACCAGGGCTGAAGCCCACGGTCAGCGGCCGCAAGACCCAGACCGCCCGGGGTCAGGGCGTGCCGTTTTCAACCGAGCAGTACGCCTATCTCGCCCATTCGACCGAAATCTCCCGCAAGAACATGATCCCGCTGGAGATGTGGATAACGGCGCGCTCCGCGGATGAATTCTCGGACTGGAACCAGCATGAAGGCGAAGAATTCGTCTACGTGATCACAGGTGAAATTGAAATTCATACGGATCAATACGCGCCTTTTCGTATTGGATCGGGTGAAAGCGCCTATTTCGACAGTAGCATGAAGCATGTGTACGTCTGTACGAGTAGGGACGACGCGCACATAATTTCCGTTTCCTATAATCCGAACGGCGCCTCGGCCCCGGTCGAGCAGTTTATGCACCCTTCGGCCCGGCCCGGCCGATCGGAGAAATAG
- a CDS encoding ABC transporter substrate-binding protein: protein MRSSVLRLAIAASIALVSAPVLADAPKCEPEKIAEKYPELAGKTLLMGADGQTPPYAFLDPKTKTLVGSDIDLAKKVFDCIGVKYEIRPAAWSGIFPAVVAGQMDLMFYIYYNAKRVQQADFVVYMKAGTGAITQKGNPKNIKSNDDLCGKTVAVGLGTVEEAQMKELGGKCVASGKETVTVMTYPDHAAGFRLVANNRADIMLTDLALVDRTVADNPTVYERAYGIISGFQIGAAVKKGNTALAQALLDGLKAVQASGGQQEVFKKYGVDPALELPAELKTN from the coding sequence ATGCGTTCGTCTGTACTAAGACTTGCCATCGCCGCATCGATCGCACTGGTCAGCGCGCCGGTTCTCGCCGACGCGCCGAAATGCGAACCTGAAAAGATCGCCGAGAAATATCCGGAACTCGCCGGAAAGACCCTGTTGATGGGTGCCGACGGCCAGACCCCGCCCTATGCCTTCCTCGATCCGAAGACCAAGACTCTCGTCGGCTCCGACATCGATCTCGCCAAGAAGGTCTTCGACTGCATCGGCGTGAAATACGAGATCCGGCCGGCCGCCTGGTCGGGCATCTTCCCCGCGGTCGTGGCCGGGCAGATGGATCTGATGTTCTACATCTATTACAACGCCAAGCGGGTACAGCAGGCCGATTTCGTCGTCTACATGAAGGCCGGCACCGGCGCGATCACCCAGAAGGGCAACCCGAAGAATATCAAGTCTAACGACGATCTGTGCGGCAAGACCGTCGCGGTTGGCCTCGGTACGGTGGAAGAGGCGCAGATGAAGGAACTCGGCGGCAAGTGCGTCGCCAGTGGCAAGGAGACCGTGACGGTGATGACCTATCCCGATCACGCCGCGGGTTTCCGCCTCGTCGCCAACAACCGCGCCGACATCATGTTGACCGACCTCGCGCTCGTCGACCGCACGGTCGCCGACAACCCGACGGTCTATGAACGCGCTTACGGCATCATCAGCGGCTTCCAGATCGGCGCCGCGGTGAAGAAGGGCAACACCGCGCTTGCTCAAGCGCTGCTTGACGGGCTGAAGGCGGTGCAAGCCTCCGGTGGCCAGCAGGAAGTGTTCAAGAAGTACGGCGTCGATCCGGCGCTTGAACTTCCGGCCGAACTCAAGACCAACTGA
- a CDS encoding hydantoinase/oxoprolinase family protein, with protein MNTPIASSANGTFRLAVDIGGTFTDVVLMAPDGRLSTTKVPSTPDDYARGVIEGCRQILMRENVAASDVAEMLHASTVATNAILEGKGARTALVTTEGFRDVLELRRIRVPRLYEPLYRKPPPLVPRRHRFEVAERVGPRGEVLRALDEAAFQGIAGQIEAAGIEAVAVCFLHSYANPDHERRAGELLRTLLPDCFVTLSVDVLPEIREYERTSTTVINAYVAPPVSRYLTSLRAGLDKEGITAPLFMMQSSGGILDLETVLQRPALVVESGPAAGVIGAGFVGRRAGFDNIIALDVGGTTAKASVIERGRYLTTDEYEVGGGISLSSRLVKGGGYALRLPVIDVSEVGTGGGSIVRLNAAGNISVGPQSAGAKPGPVAYGQGGVEPTVTDANVALGYLNPVAIADGTVAIDLAAARASIECEVAGPLGRSVEEASYGVLAIANALMARSVRSVTTSRGRDPRDFALLAFGGGGGLHAVGLAASLGMRRVIIPPAAGVFSAFGLLYSEIEFAQSQGFLTPLDTADPAALGEAFTRLEASVLRHLGRPADTVRLQRRLDLRYAGQAFELAVDMPEGAFDTAMRDALAAAFDEEHARTYGHRLPRAHPREIVTLRVIGTVITERPESHLAARKAQGPAATRPAYFGDAGWLEARIVERQGLATPLDGPLIVEEPDATIIVPPGWTASLDTRFNILIDQTVELPA; from the coding sequence GTGAACACGCCGATCGCATCGAGCGCCAATGGCACTTTCCGGCTCGCTGTCGACATTGGCGGCACCTTTACCGATGTGGTGCTGATGGCCCCCGATGGCCGCCTCTCCACGACCAAGGTCCCCTCGACGCCGGACGATTATGCCCGGGGCGTCATCGAGGGTTGCCGGCAGATTCTCATGCGCGAGAATGTGGCCGCTTCGGACGTCGCCGAGATGCTTCACGCCTCCACCGTCGCCACTAACGCCATACTGGAGGGCAAGGGCGCGCGTACCGCACTCGTCACCACGGAGGGCTTTCGTGATGTGCTGGAGCTGCGGCGCATCCGCGTGCCACGGCTGTACGAGCCGCTCTACCGCAAGCCACCTCCCCTCGTGCCGCGCCGCCATCGCTTCGAGGTGGCCGAGCGCGTCGGCCCACGCGGCGAAGTGCTGCGTGCGCTGGACGAGGCGGCCTTCCAGGGGATCGCCGGCCAGATCGAGGCGGCCGGAATCGAGGCGGTCGCCGTCTGCTTTCTCCATTCATACGCCAACCCGGACCACGAACGCCGCGCCGGCGAACTGTTGCGCACGCTGCTGCCGGATTGCTTCGTGACACTCTCGGTCGACGTGCTGCCAGAGATCCGCGAGTACGAACGCACCAGCACCACCGTCATCAATGCCTATGTCGCGCCGCCGGTCAGCCGCTATCTGACCTCGCTGCGCGCCGGGCTGGACAAGGAGGGCATCACCGCGCCCCTGTTCATGATGCAGTCTTCCGGCGGCATCCTCGACCTGGAGACCGTGCTGCAACGCCCGGCGCTGGTCGTGGAGAGCGGTCCGGCGGCCGGTGTCATTGGCGCCGGCTTTGTCGGTCGGCGCGCAGGCTTCGACAACATCATCGCCCTGGATGTCGGCGGCACGACCGCGAAGGCCTCGGTGATCGAGCGGGGGCGCTACCTTACGACGGACGAATATGAAGTGGGCGGCGGCATCTCGCTGTCGAGCCGCCTCGTGAAAGGTGGCGGCTACGCGCTACGCCTCCCGGTCATCGACGTGTCGGAGGTCGGCACGGGCGGTGGCAGCATCGTCCGCCTCAACGCCGCTGGCAACATCAGCGTCGGCCCCCAGAGCGCGGGAGCAAAACCGGGACCCGTCGCCTATGGACAGGGCGGCGTCGAGCCAACGGTCACCGATGCCAATGTGGCACTTGGATATCTCAACCCGGTGGCCATTGCCGACGGTACGGTGGCGATCGACCTCGCCGCCGCGCGCGCCTCGATCGAGTGCGAGGTGGCCGGCCCGCTTGGCCGATCCGTCGAGGAGGCCTCCTACGGCGTTCTCGCCATCGCGAATGCGCTCATGGCCCGCTCGGTACGTTCGGTCACCACGTCACGGGGGCGCGACCCGCGGGACTTCGCCCTGCTGGCCTTTGGCGGCGGCGGCGGCCTGCATGCGGTGGGTCTCGCCGCTTCGCTCGGCATGCGCCGGGTGATCATTCCGCCCGCTGCCGGCGTGTTCAGCGCCTTCGGCCTTCTCTATTCGGAGATCGAATTCGCCCAATCCCAGGGGTTTCTCACCCCGCTCGATACGGCGGACCCGGCAGCGTTGGGAGAGGCCTTCACCCGGCTTGAAGCCAGCGTCCTGCGCCATCTCGGACGGCCGGCCGACACTGTCCGGCTGCAACGGCGGCTCGACCTGCGCTATGCCGGCCAGGCGTTCGAGCTCGCCGTCGATATGCCGGAGGGCGCCTTCGACACTGCCATGCGCGACGCCCTCGCTGCTGCGTTCGATGAGGAGCATGCGCGCACCTATGGCCATAGACTGCCGCGCGCCCATCCGCGCGAGATCGTGACACTCCGCGTGATCGGAACGGTTATCACTGAGCGGCCGGAGAGCCATCTCGCGGCGCGTAAGGCGCAGGGGCCCGCCGCGACGCGCCCGGCCTATTTCGGCGACGCGGGCTGGCTGGAGGCGCGCATCGTCGAACGCCAGGGCCTCGCAACGCCCCTTGACGGCCCGCTCATCGTCGAGGAGCCGGACGCGACCATCATTGTTCCGCCCGGTTGGACCGCGAGCCTCGACACCCGGTTCAACATACTGATCGACCAGACCGTGGAGTTGCCAGCATGA